Genomic window (Gavia stellata isolate bGavSte3 chromosome 35, bGavSte3.hap2, whole genome shotgun sequence):
CTGGCACTCCCCTGCTCTTGCCAAGTCCTGTTGTCCTATTTGCTCTCCCGGTGTGATCCCCCTGCTAGTGCCCGCTGCAGGTGTTCGTGCATCAAGGGAGCACAATGAGCAGCGGCGATGACTGCACTGGAACAGACCGACCCACGTGCCCGTCGGCCGGGCCTGTGCCTGTGGGCTGGGAGCGCAAGGTGGAGGAGGGCTCCGTGTGCTACATCAGGTAGGAGCAGCCCCCAAtccccacacacacccctccccagccctcgcTCACCCCTTGTGTCCCTCAGCCCCAGTGGCACCGCGCTGACCTCGCTGGAACAGACTTGTGCCTACCTCCTGGCCGACGGGACCTGCAAATGTGGCCTCGAGTGTCCACTCAACATGCATaaggtgtggggcaggggaggggggcaggtgtaggacagggagaggcagctgcggggggctgcagcgggggcACTTCTCAGACATGGAGGGCTGCAAGGGATGGCCCTGGCTGCAGGAGGGGGGGGGATGcggctgccctgtgctgggcGGGTCTCCGGGTCcctgtggggtggggtgggctgGTCGCCCCTCTCAGCCTACCCTGTCCCTGCAGGTGTTTAACTTCGACCCAGGGGCGGCGGTGGCTGGGCGAGGGGTCCCTGGGGTCCAGGGCCAGCAGGACATGACCAAACTCTGCAATCACCGCCGGAAAACAGCGGCCATGGCCACACTGTATCGCAGCATGGAGGGCGCCCCGGGCCCCTGCCACCCAGCCACAGGTACCAGGGTCTCTTGTCCATGCTAGTCCCTGGTCTGTCCTCCCCCAGGTTCCTGCTGGCCTACCCACCTTGTCCGTGTCATCTTGTAGGTCTCCTGGTCGTGCCTGACCAGTCCCAGTTTTCCTGTGTCCCATGTACGTCCTGGGTTTTCGCCACCCAGTCCCCTTATGCAGTGCTCTCCTGTTTTCCCCACGTTTCCTGGGGCTGCCCCATCTTCTCTGTCACATCCTGCTCCCTCAATCTTTCCTGTCCCTTGCCTTCCCCATCCATCCAAGTTTAGGTGGGTGCCGAGGCCCTGCTGGTGCCTGCTTGACCCCTGTGTCCCTGTGGTTCCCTGCAGGTCCCAGCCTGAGCCCATTGTTCTCAGCAGAGGGACACCTGGCAATGGCCCCCAGCACCGGCGTccccctgcccagcactgtCTGCAGCTTCCCCAGGGTGCCCCTGAGGGCGAAGATCCTGGAGGCCACATCAGACCCCACGGGGACCTGGCACGTCGCCCCGCCCTTTCTGCAGCCCCACGACGTCATCTCTGGGGCCAATGGCAGCCCCAAGAGCTGCCCACCTGCCAGCCCCTGCTTTGGCTTCTGCTTGCCCCCGCCAGAAGTGGTGACCCCCTCCAGATCCCCTGTGGTGCCCCTCGCCAGGGGCACCCTGAGCCAGCACCCCACAGGCAGGACTAGCAGCCGGGCAGCCCTGTCGCATGGGGGGCCTGGAGAAAGCCCAGAGCCAGGGGGGCCGGGGTCATGCCTGCTGGCCACCACCAGTGCTCCCCGGGCAGGCAAGATCGATTCTCTTGTCAGTGATGCCTTAACTAGCCAAAGCAGCAATAACCCGCCAGTGCCCTTAGATGCTGTCCCTGAGGGCAGGGGCTTTTTGGGGCTGCTGTCAGCAAGCACCCccttccctgccagcagcctgctgaGCTTGGCTGCCAAGGCCCAGCTGGGCAGCCCCAATCCCACCCCCACCCCTAGCACTTTACCCCTCTGCCCACGCTCCCCTGGCACACTGCTCTCTCTTGTGGGTGAGCGGGCCCTGGGCAGGGGGACC
Coding sequences:
- the MBD6 gene encoding methyl-CpG-binding domain protein 6; translated protein: MSSGDDCTGTDRPTCPSAGPVPVGWERKVEEGSVCYISPSGTALTSLEQTCAYLLADGTCKCGLECPLNMHKVFNFDPGAAVAGRGVPGVQGQQDMTKLCNHRRKTAAMATLYRSMEGAPGPCHPATGPSLSPLFSAEGHLAMAPSTGVPLPSTVCSFPRVPLRAKILEATSDPTGTWHVAPPFLQPHDVISGANGSPKSCPPASPCFGFCLPPPEVVTPSRSPVVPLARGTLSQHPTGRTSSRAALSHGGPGESPEPGGPGSCLLATTSAPRAGKIDSLVSDALTSQSSNNPPVPLDAVPEGRGFLGLLSASTPFPASSLLSLAAKAQLGSPNPTPTPSTLPLCPRSPGTLLSLVGAAASPGVPKGAVAPGASSNGEGGAGGALGCPLPPATKPVAFVGQEQALALGGSLSPGFLLGTLPFSVALGQHPPAYGGDPEGPSLPSLLAASLLPLPTLDLLPSPGTLLSTLLPLPPGPGERAPEAPAPGSEGCTALPDWPLLFSTLPASLALHPTLLATGLGPLEPAPAAPSMCRVGCVFNPGEEEGVYLSAVQ